Sequence from the Pirellulales bacterium genome:
GCGGCATGGCCAGCGATGGCTCGCGGCGGATCCTCGAGATCGAGCCTGAGACCCTGCACCAGCGCACGCCGCTCTTCGTGGGTAGCCCCTACCTGGTCGAACGCCTCCACGAATTCGCCCGCCAGAACCGCCGCGGCTAAGCCGCGGCAGTCGAGAATTTCTTGCTTGACGACAGTTGTCGTCTTCCACTACGCTCCGGGTGACGACAACTGTCGTCTGGTTGTTGCTGGTTCAAGGAGCCTGCCATGGCGCCACCGCCGGACGCCGCGCTGACCGCGGTGCAGTTCGAAATCATGCAGGCCGTCTGGTCGGCGCCCGAGGGGGCCACCGTGGCCGAAATCTGGGAAGCGATTACCCGCCAACGGGAAGTGGCCCGGACCACGGTGCTCAACCTCGTCGGGCGGTTGGAGAAACGCGGCTGGCTGAAGCGCCGCAAATGCGAAGGCGTCTACCGCTACGTGGCTACGGTCGAACGCGCGGCGGCGACCACGCTGTTGACCGAGCGATTTGTCGACGACTTCTTCGGCGGCTCGGCGGCGGAACTCGTCTTGAACCTGTTGGGTTCGCAGCAGATCAAACCGGCCGAAATCGACCATTTGCGCCGGTTATTGACGGACGCCGACCGGAGCAAGAAACCCCAGGGGAGGAACTGAAGATGTGGTTTGCGCCCACTTCGGACCAGGCGTTCGCACTGCTCGTGTTTCTCGGCAATCTGGCGGTAGCCGCCTCCTTGGCCGCGGGGGGGGCCTTGGCGGCGAACCGCTTTTTTTGCCGCGCGGCTTTGCCCTTGCGCAACACGCTGTTGCTGGCGGGGCTTGGTTTGACGTTGGCGGCGCCGTTCGTGGTCACGGCCGGACATCGTCTCGGTGTGGCGCGGATCGTCTTGTGGTTGCCGGCCGGTTCGATGTGCCCGGCGCAGGTGCCCGACGAGTTGGCGCTGCGTGTGCCGTCGCGCGGCGCGCCGCGCGATCAAATCGCGGAAGCCACGGCCGCGGCGACTCCTCGCAGCGCATCACCCAGTACCACTCAGGCACCATCTTCGCCGCGGCCTGCGATCGCGGTCGCGCGCTGGGCGAGCGCCGCGCAATGGCTGCCAGGCTTGGGCGGCGCACTGGCAGCGCTGTGGATCATCGGCATTTGCTGGCAGCTTTGCCGGCTGGCGCAGGGTGTCGTACGTGTCAGCAAACTGCTCGCTGGGGCGATGCCGGTTCGATCCCCGAGTCTCATGCGCCTCGCGAGCGCAGCGGCGCGCAAGGCCGGGCTGCGTCGCGCGCCACTGCTGCTCGAATCATCTCGGCTGGCGGCACCTGTCTCGCTGGGCGTGCTGCGGCCGCGCGTCGTATTGCCGGCGCTCGACCGCTGCCGGTGGAGCGACGAGGAATGGCAGCTCATGCTGCTGCACGAGATGGCTCATTTGCGCCGCCGCGATCCGTGGATCGGATTTGGTCAGCGGTTGGCAACGGCGATCCACTGGTGGAATCCGCTGGTGCGTGCCCTGAGCCGGAAGATTTCGCAGGTCCGCGAACAGCTTTGCGACGATGTAGTCGCCGCACAGATCGACGAGCCACGCCGTTACGCGGCGCTGATCGTCAACCTGGCCGAGCGCATGCTCCAAAGTCCCAGCACGGTCCCCGGCGCCGTCGGGATTGCCGACGGCACGCCGTCGGAGCTTACCGTGCGCATCGAGCGGTTGCTGGACGCGCGGCGCGAGATCGTGACGCAGCTGAGCCGCCGCGCAGCCTTGATGGCCTTGGCCCTTACGCTGGGTGTGGCCCTGGTCACGATGGCCGTAGGCGTACGGGTCGCCCAGGCCGTGAACCGTGAAGTGGAACCAGCGCCCGCGGATCGCACGGAGCAACCGACCGAACCCGAGGCTTCACCGCCGGCGAGCGATCCGGCGGCCGACGCGGGTCAGGTGAACGCTGGAACGCCGCTACTGGAAAAACGCATCCGCGTCGTGAACGCCCAAGGCAAGCCCATCGCGGGAGCGCAAGTCGATACATGGGCCGCGCACTCGGTCCTGGGGCACTCGCTCTGGAGAGGCAGCGACAATCAACCGAAGCCCGAGCTGGCGGTCACCGACGCGAATGGACAGGCGACCCTTCGGTATCCGGCGCTGATGTTCGCAGCGGAGAAAGTTCGCCCCGAGCGCCTGACATGCAGTATCACCCATCCGGACTATGCCGGCACTTCGCATACCGACGTCGATGTGCGTGACGCGGGGCAGCCAAACGCGGTGCAGACGATCACACTCGAGCGCGGCGCGCAACTCGTCGTGATGCCCGACGCCGGCGACCGCGTCGTCGATCGTCAGTATCTCTACCTGTTGGACAGCGCCCCGGCGCTGGATTATCGTCAGCCCTTGAAATACGACTCCGACGGGCGGCTGCTGCCGCCGCGCGTTCCGGCCGGGACACTGCTGCTACGACTGGCCTATCTCCCCGACGACGGCCCGGCACTGTTCAGCCCTGTGCAGCAGATCGATCTGGCCAACGACGAGCGTCGCGAGATTCGACTGACTTTGGAGCCCTGCGCGCGGGTCACAGGACGGCTCGACGACTCGGTTCCGCGTCCGGTCCGCGAGGGCCGCATCAACGCCGCGACCGTGCATCGCGTCGCGAGCAACTTTTGGCAAGCGATCGATTGGAGGGCGGTGGCCACGATCGACGGCGACGGCAACTTCATGCTCGAAGGCCTGCCGCGCGGCGACTTGCTGCAAGTGATCGCTGTTTGCGATGGCTACATCGCCAGGTCGGGGACCATGCCTGAGCGTGGGGTCGTGGAACCGGATCGTGCGAGTTCGGGGTTGTTGCGACCGCAAGCGTTTCCGTTGGCTGCTGAGGCCAACGCGATTACGGTGGCGATGACGCCGACGGCTACTTGCCGGATCCAGGTCCAGGGGCCCGAAGGGCAACCGCTCGCCGGCGCCGAATGTATCTTCAGTCCCAATGTCCATTGGTGGGACGGCGGCAGCCAGATCTATTGCGACAATCGCGTATCGAGCCGCGACATCTTGCGAGATGCGAGTCGCCGAGGGATCGACGCCTGGATCAACCCGCGGGCCGCCGCCGCTTATCGTGGACTCAGCGATGCCGCAGGCGTGGCGGAGGTGAGAAACCTGCCGGCCGGCGAAGAAGCCTTGATGATCGTGCACTCGAACTTCGAGCTGCCGATAGGTCCGGGGGCCTACCGCGCTCAACGCGTGAACTTGACCAGCGGCGCCACGACGGAGACGAGCGTCCGCCTTCAATCGAAAGGCCACGAGTTCCTCGGTGATTCGGGCGAAGTTGAGGAAGAGTTCTTCGAACCCGTACCCCAGCCCCGTTGATTTTGAGCTGGTTCCCTGGTTGGACTTCGGGCAGGACGGCAGTCAAAAACAGGCTGCCGGTTGTCCGGCGGTGCAGCGTGGCAGTGACGCACGAGCGTGGGGAACGCCGCTTCGCTACTTCAGGTCGAATGATTTGCTGATGGCAGTCCAGAGGGGTTGCTCCGGCCCTCGCCTTGATGCCCCGCTGCAGCCCCGTCATTTCCTTCGGCTCCATCCCCCGACTTTCATGCGAGCCTCTTCAAACGACTCACCGTGTGCAGCGCCATTTTCCATGCATGCGGTATCGCCTCGTCGACCATCAATCCAATGGTTCCTCGCCACCGTTGCTGGTGTCATGCTTGACGATGTTCTCGTGGAACTCGAGGCCGGTTATACGCTCGATTTCTCCGATCGGAATCTGGCTGGTCTTGAAGACCTCGTCGAATCTCAACGCTTCAAACTCGATTTCTCCCACGAGTTTCTCCTGGGAGAGCCGATAACAGGTTGTCTGCAACTGCTGTTCTGCGTTGTACCAGACAACAATCTTGTAGAACTTGAGCGCTACCGCGACACCCTTGAAGATCGGATCCTCCTCATCAAACAGCGGGCCGTTAAAGACGCAGATGCGCGCTGACAGGCCGGTCTCGTCCTCAATTCCCTTTTCCAGCAACTCTTCTTCGAGCTTGCCCCAACGACCGGTGTACCCGAATCGAGCTCGATTGAGCGCGGGCACTTGAGGCACCGCGTTGGCATAGCTGCAGGTGAGATCGGCAGCTAGTTTTGCCTTGGCCACGCTAGTCCCCCACTCGGCATCTTCACGCCTGGCCAAGTGGCCTTTGTCGAACCCGCTGTACTTGTAGAACTCGTCGTTCAATTGCACGTCAAAATCAATCCGGTTGTCACGATACCAGCGATCGACACGAGAGCCTTCGACGTTGAGTTCCTGATAGCGGTGCTTGCCGTGGACATTGATGGCGCTGACGATCGGCACGCGTCGCACCGCGTGGTGAAGCGTGCTGAAGTGATGGTACTTCAGCGTGTAGGCACTGGGATTGTCGACGAGAAACGCCAGTTTCTTCCGCAGGTTCGGGCTGGGAATCGGCATCGGAATGTATTGGCCGAGGAAGTTCGCATCGAAGCCGGTGCAGTCCGAGAAGTCGAGTTCGTCTTCAAACTTCTTTTCGAATGCCGCGTCGGTGGTCGTCAGCGGTCCAGGCAGTCCTGCGGACGACACCGCAGAAACCTGGCCGCCTGAGCCAATGCTGATATGGATGTT
This genomic interval carries:
- a CDS encoding BlaI/MecI/CopY family transcriptional regulator produces the protein MAPPPDAALTAVQFEIMQAVWSAPEGATVAEIWEAITRQREVARTTVLNLVGRLEKRGWLKRRKCEGVYRYVATVERAAATTLLTERFVDDFFGGSAAELVLNLLGSQQIKPAEIDHLRRLLTDADRSKKPQGRN